From the genome of Blautia pseudococcoides, one region includes:
- a CDS encoding PD-(D/E)XK nuclease-like domain-containing protein, which yields MEKNLTADNYYSPEQNSRFFSVSQYKDFMKCEAAAMAKIRGTYKQPVTKALLVGSFVDSYFEGTLDAFVRDNPAVFTRKNELRSEFRKANEIIFRIRSDSLFMRFMSGEKQRIMTFELFGTPWKMKMDSYLEEICITDLKVVANFRTMPFWRYDLQGALYQKGVEIVTGQLLPFYLAVATKERVPDLDIFQVPQSTLDLALKEMEENMPRFLAVKAGMEPPRCCGKCDYCKSIKAARIRNYNELLEDRG from the coding sequence ATGGAGAAGAATCTGACAGCGGACAATTATTACTCCCCGGAACAGAACAGTAGATTCTTTTCGGTATCGCAGTACAAGGACTTTATGAAGTGTGAGGCTGCGGCGATGGCAAAGATTAGAGGTACCTATAAACAGCCAGTCACAAAAGCTCTTCTGGTAGGCTCTTTCGTAGATTCTTATTTCGAGGGGACACTGGATGCGTTTGTCCGGGATAATCCTGCGGTATTTACTCGTAAAAATGAGCTTCGCAGCGAGTTCCGCAAGGCTAATGAGATTATTTTCAGGATTAGGTCAGACTCCCTCTTTATGAGGTTCATGAGCGGTGAGAAACAACGGATAATGACATTTGAGCTGTTTGGAACCCCGTGGAAAATGAAGATGGACAGCTATCTGGAGGAGATATGTATCACGGATCTGAAAGTGGTTGCAAATTTCCGTACTATGCCATTCTGGCGGTACGACCTGCAGGGAGCTCTGTACCAGAAAGGTGTGGAGATTGTAACGGGCCAGTTATTGCCGTTTTATTTGGCAGTGGCCACGAAAGAGCGGGTACCTGATCTGGATATATTCCAGGTGCCTCAATCCACACTGGATCTGGCGCTGAAAGAGATGGAAGAGAACATGCCCCGTTTCCTGGCCGTTAAAGCGGGTATGGAGCCGCCCAGATGTTGTGGTAAGTGCGATTACTGTAAGAGCATAAAGGCTGCCAGGATACGAAATTACAATGAATTGCTGGAGGATAGAGGATGA